The Rhodamnia argentea isolate NSW1041297 chromosome 7, ASM2092103v1, whole genome shotgun sequence genome contains the following window.
TGTTGCAATAAGTCTCCCCCGTGTACAAATATACAAATTGAACTTTAGAGATTTGGAGAACTACGATAATAATATATTTCATCCTGTTGCACGAGACGAGCCCCCGTGTGATTCTCTGGTGCTTTCGATGCAAGAAGTGAACGAAAGTAGGTCTGTGTATGACAAAAGGGTTCCGGTAATGATCGTAAGCTCCGGTTGCCGATTCACGTGAAAGAAGTTAGTACGAAAACTCATTGCATTGCAAGTAATGATACGAACATTTTACTGGAGGTCGTCTAATTAAGTTGTGCTGAATATGACATTGATTAGTAAAAATTGTACCGTGGTTGTGTTAAAACCGCAAGACTTGTCTCCATGCTTGgcttcaactctctctctcttgctcgtTGCTTCATGATTGTTCTCAATATACTCCAAGCGGGGCTAGGTCCAAATTCGATTGGGCCTAAAAGCCCACCAAGGCCCAATCATATTTAAAGAATTAAAGATGCCTTTAaaacgaattaaaaaaaaaaagaaagcttagATATCTGAAAATAAGGCCATCTGTCTTTAACTTTTAGCATCCTGATGTGTTGCTTTGGACATAATTTGTGAAAGTCACGAGCCTTTAAAGTTAGATGGCACAGACTCATTAGCTCACAAATGTCTAAGTAATATTACATTAATTATTCGGCACGTGGACGGATTTAGAAACTACATTTAATACTtcgatttttgaaaaagaagagattttgATTGTGGGCTGGGCTTAACCAGCTCTCACCTAATATGATTAAAATTGGCATACATCTCACATTAATGCATGCAGAATGAtattagaagtgtcaaaaattaGGTACAATGCTCACtttgttgctaattttttttgataacttaagagctagttttttttaaaaacaattatttaagtgccaactttggTGAGCTTTGCTGGAAATCTTTCGTGGCTCGTTGAAGGCCCGGAGGATCCCACTCaacagtaaaaaaattaaaaaactaaaaaaatgagCTAAAAACTAAAACGATTCAgctaaaactaaaaagaaataaaaaagggttCAGCCCTTGCTGCTGCTAGCAACCCCCTTTTATGTTTTtgcttgttttaattttttattttcttatttgtttaagcttatttttaagtttacgactattttttttaataaaattgccacgtggagtCCACatgagctgatttttttttaaaaaaaattgccaagtgGACTTATTTCTTAATTATAAATGATGTGGtactaaaattatttaaatataagtCCCATGTATAATTTCTGGTTAAAATCTCTTGccgttgacacttaagtgatcgttttttttttttcgatttggtacttaagtgggctggtaaaaaattttggcaccaaaaaGAGCGCCTTACATAAATTTTTGACGCTTTAGGTGTCCTTCTGGCCCACTAATGCAGCGACAGAAAAGATTTCAATTGCTATAGATAGCTTTTGGAGAAAACGCCATGGATCATGTAGCTTGTTTTCAAAATCCCTCAgctaaaattttctttctcaacTACAAAAAGACTAAAATTGGCATGCATCTCTGCTTCATATATGCTTCTGGATTTGGAAGGTGTTCTCTAGTAGCATTTATGCCTTTCTTTGATCATGTTTTACTACTGTCTTTTCTCCTTGTAATAGTCAATTATCACCATTGTCGAAAGAGGATTGCCTCATGAGTATTTGATTAATAGCGGGGTCTTGAATCTTGATTGCCTGATTTGTGCCTGTTAAGCTTAAGAGAGTGGACTAGGAGAAAGGGGTTGACCATACCATCGTACATCTTTTTCCGAGTGTATTACGGTAATAACAATGCTAGCGTTGGGAATTGACTTTGAGGCTCAACCTAGCGACTTGTTTTTAAACCCAAACATACGTATGATTTCGTATAGTTTACTTGCCTCTCCTTTTCGGCTTTCCTATATTATTTTCTACTTagatttcgtttgtttcacggaaaaagttttcctagaaaaaaacattttccacaacTTCTGCTGATTGGGGGGACGAAAATATGTGgtcgaagaaaatattttttggtcaatgaaaaatatctttctacgcccggagaaaatgattttcatttttgaaagaaggaaatcattttccttttgaggCGCTTCTTTCGACCCGCAATATGATTTTGTCTTTGTACATGAACATGGCTTTTTGAAATTGTTATTGAATCCCGAACTACATCACAAATTGGTCAACAACTTTGTTGAGCAGACTCGGTCAACATCCCTAATAGGAGAGTACTCTTGAACTCGATTAACTTGTTTGTGTATGACCAGTTGAACTTGATTTAATTGTTATTCCATTCCAACTGATTGAACTAGAGGAATCGGCTTTATTTCGATCAGACTTGCATTGAGAGACTTCAAAAAAGATGCTTTCCACTCGATTTTGGCACTTTAGATTCGAGACTCAAAGCTCTTTGGCTTTTCGCCAAGCTGGTGATGTACACCTGATTGTGAAAACACAGTTATTGACGCGGACAATTCGACAATTATCGAACAAGTAATGCTCACGGCTGCTTTGGAACttttaatggttttttttttttttgagacagGGAACTTTTAATGATCAAATGCCATCTTTTGTGTTTCGGGTCCTGCGGTGGAAATCCCCTTGTGCTATTTGAATATGCAAGCTGTCCTTACGATACCAAAAACTTTAGTTCATGCACTCTATCAAAACATAAATAACATAAAGTTCGAATGTTACAGAAAGTCTCCCGCGGGTACAAACATATAAATCGAACTTTAGAGACTTGAAGAACTACGATAATAATACATTTCATCTTGTTCAACGAGACGAGCAGCCACATGAATCTCTGGTGTTTTCGATGTGTGAAGTAAACGAAAGTAGATTTGTGTGTGAAAAAAAGGGTGCTGTTAATGATCGTAAGCTCTGGTTGCTGATCCACGTGAAAGAAGTTAGAGCCTCAACTCATCCCTCGCATTGCAAGTAATGATACGAGCATTTTACTAGAGATTGTCTAATTAAGTTGTGCTGAATATGACATTGATTAGTAAAAATTGTGCCATGGTTGTGTTAAAACCACAAGACTTGTCTCCATGCTTGGctctgactctctctctctgctctatGATTGTTCTCAATACGCTAAAAGCGGGGCTAGATCCAAATTCGATTGGGGCTAAAAGCCCACGAAGGCCCAATCATatttaaagaattaaaaatgcctttaaaacaattaaaaaaaaaaaaagaaagcttagATAGCTGAAAATAAGGCCAGCTGTCTTTAACTTTTAGCATCATGATGTGTTGCTTTGGACATAATTTGCGAAAATCACGAGCCTTTAAAGTTAGATGGCACGGACTTATTAGCTCACGATGTCTAAATAATATTACATTAATTATTAGGCAAGCGGTCGGGTTTTGAAACTACATTCAATACttcgattttttaaaaagaagagTTTTTGACTGTGGGCTATATGATTAAAATTGGCATGCATCTCATACTAATGCAGGCAAAATGACATAAGAAGTGTTAAAATTTATGTACAACACTCACTTTgatgctcaaattatttttgaataatttaagtatcaatttttttgaaaaataattatttgagtGCTAATTCTGAGTGAGTTTTATTGGAAATCTTACATGGCATttacgtggcttgccggaagATCccagtcaataaaaaaattaaaaaactaaaaaatgagCTAAAAACTAAAAGGGTTCAgctaaaagctaaaaaaaaataaaaaagggttcAGCCCTTGCTGCTGCCAGGAACccccttttatgttttttcttgttttaactttttattttttatttttttaagcttatttttaagtttaagactaatttttttaaataaaattgccatgtggactcttttttaataaaattgccGCGTGGAGTCCACatgaactgattttttttaaaagaaattgccaCAGTGGACTTATTTCTTAATTATAAATGACGTGATActgaaattatttaaatataaatgccACGTATAACTTTTGGCCAAAATCCCTTGccattgacacttaagtgattgttttttctccgatttggtacttaagtgagccagtaaaaaattttggcaccaaagtgagcaccatacacaaattttgatGCTTTAGGTTTCCTTCTATCCACTAATACAACTACAAAAAAGATTTCAATTGCAACAGATATAGTCTTTGGAGAAAACGCCATGTATCATGTAGCTTGTTTTCGAAATCTCTCAGCTTTCTCAACTACAAAaaagattcgaccaaaaaaaaaaactacaagaAAGATTAAAATTGGCATGCATCTCTGCTTCATATATGCTTCTGGATTTGGAAGGTGTTCTCTAGTAGCATTTGTGCCTTTCTTTGAGCATGTTTTACTACTTTCTTTCTCCTTGTGATAGTCAATTATCCCAATTGTCGAAATAGAAAATGCTTGCCCCCAAATtagaacttcaaaattttacaTGTCAGCACATATGCATATAATGTCTTAGATATATAGATCACATATAAATTTGGTTAGATATTCTGAATTCATTTTGATGATATTTAAATTTTACAGGAAACCGAAAAATTTTGCCTAATCCTAAACAACATgcccttaattaatttttggtcaTTATAGTTTATCTAGGGTTTCTATTCGACCATTGTGTCATTATCTTGTGGAGTGTATTACGGTAATAAAGATGCTAGCGTTGGGAATTGACTTTGAGGCTCAACCTAGTGACTTGTTTTTAAACCCAAACATACGTAAGATTTCGTATAATTTACTTGTTCCCTTTTTTTCAGCTTTcctatattattttttacttagatttcgtttgtttcacggaaaaagttttcctagaaaaacatttttccacAACTTCTGCTGATTTGGGGGCCCAAAATATGTGGtcggagaaaatattttctggtcaatgaaaaatatcctTCTAAGCccggagaaaatgatttccatttttgaaagaaggaaatcattttccttttgaggCGCATCTTTCGACCCACAATATGATTTTGTCTTTGCACATGAACATGGCCTTTTGAAATTGTTATTGAATCCCGAACTACATCACAAATTGGTCAACGACTTTTGTTGAGCAGACTCGGTCAACATCCCTAATAGGAGAGTACTCTTGAACTCGATTAACTTGTTTGTGACCAGTTGAACTTGATTTAATCGTTATTCTATTCCAACTGATTGAACTAGAGGAATCGGCTTTATTTCGATCAGACTTGCATTGAGAGACTTCAAAAAAGATGCTTTCCACTCGATTTTGTCACTTTAGATTCGAGACCCAAAGCTCTTTGGCTTTTCGCCAAGCTGTTGATGTACACCGAAATGTGAAAACACAGTTATTGACGTGGTCAATTCGACAATTATCGAACAAGTAATGCTCATGGGGTCCAATGACATAGCGTATCGACTCCAACAGACATTATCGGGTGCATCAAGGTCATAGAAGCCCCAATGCACCACAATCCTAATATCACGTGGGTCCCGTGTGGGTTCCAtgaaaatcaaatgtcataGCTTATTTTGCCGAATGAAAATGATGTTATACTTAATAGATACAAAAACTTCGTTATAATAATAAGATGTTGTAGTAGTTATTTGCTTTAATTTCTAATCCGACTCTCGATAAAATGGAGGTCTTTAAACCTACTTGTAAAATACATTGGTTTCAGCCAtctataatttcaaaaataatgaTTCCATAGGTGTAAAACGTATTTCGAAATATGTGCCATCAATATTTTGAATTCAAACTCAATAACGTATTAAATTTGTggagtgccaaattttttatatcaaaataACATTACATACTTTTCCTCAAAATACAAGAGAGGAACATCACAATTCAACCGCAAAACAAGACACATCCCGGACAACTTCAAACCAAAACAAGTTCAAGAAAATAAGAGGAATCATGAGAACAAAGTTATGGATCACACGCTCAAGGAGCAGATTTGTGATTTCTTCACGCCAAAATCGACAGCTGATCACCGAATCCGTCTTCAATAATGAGCAAACACCAAGATATTCATCTATTGCTATGGCTTTGTCTTTTGGCGGTGCGCGCCTAGGTTTGGCGTCCCCAACACTAGCATTGAGCTTGAGTAAAAAGGTCGAATGAACACAAATCTGACATATGTAAAAGTGAAATCTTCACGAAGCTCTTTTGATCTCTTTCAAAACTGGACTTATTCACCAACGAAACCCGAGGAAAGCGAAATCCCAAAATATGCATGCAAAAAACCCAAATCTAGACTAGAACGGGAGAGAAGCTTTTGGATCTAAActaaatagaaagagaaaatctCCCAAAtgggaggaaagcaagaaaaggaaatagagaatcaaaacaacctaagaaaaagaggaggggagggagagatctagctcaaactCTCTTCTCCATGGAGGTTGAAAAAGGAAGTGTGTGAGAATAAGAGGGAGatgagagaagaggagagagatacTAGGGCcggctaggttttttttttgggggttttgtggAGTACtaaatcaataaattaaaacttgGTTGAATGTGTGCAACTCTTTCTTCGGATTTAATTATTTGTGATTGGtcaattataaaaagaaaggtCATGCAACATGTTGAAAATTAATTCGAGGGATATCAAAGTGACTGGGGCAGAGGCATGATGACTATGCAATAAGCATGGCGTGGCATGGAGAAGCCTAGGCTGGAAAATAGTTTCAGACATGCCACACATGTATTTTGGAATTAGATTTCTATCTTGCATAATAAAGTCATCACAGTTCCTCTCGATTCTCACATGTCGTCTAACTAACATATAAAATATGGAATGACTTTCTTATTCAATGTGATTAACTAGTGCTCGTTAAGTACCGGTTAGAACATCTAATCATAGGAATCTCATATGGACCGCACATTTCTAACGGTTGAGATTAAGAAGATAttctcttattattatttttttaaacaagacTAATGCGCACCAAACTTCATGCATTTGATTACCGTTCTATTCATCTCACGAGAATCGAGATGTAGACAAATACAAACTccgaaagaaagaacaaaacaatTGAGATGGGACTGTTAATCCCGTGCTTTTGTGCACGGCAACTTTGCCATTCTCTTGTTAGCCACTAAACGCAAGTGTTTTAATGTCAGTAATTAGCATTGTCAGTTGTTCAGGGGCTGGAGGATGAAATCCGGTCGGAGAGGGAGAGGCCGAGCAGGGGAGAGGGAGGATCGGCTGGGGCGAGGGTGGATCCTGCGGCGGAGAGGATGATCTTGAGCTTGTCGATGGCAGATTTGCATGCAGAGACAGCGATTGCGGAGTTACCGGAAAGCATCATGAGACTGCAGAAGTTTAGAATATTGAACGTTTACAGAACTAAGATAGCAGAATTGCCTCGTGACATTGGAATGTCGACAGAACTCCAGGAGTTGAGAGTTTTAGATTGCAAAGACATGGCAGGACTACTGAGTAGTATGGGCGAACTGATTTCGCTAAACAAGCTTGTATTAGACGGGACAGGCATTTCAGGATTGCCAGAAAGCATTTGTAAGCTCCCTTCTCTTCAAATCCTCAGCTTTCGATTTTGCAAGAAGCTTCAAGAAGTGCTGGAACTGCCCTCTGGCTCAAGAGATCTAGGTATAATCTGCCAAAATCGGCCACGGCCACATCTTTCCCAGCTGACCCTTCTCAACAAACTCACCTTGTCGGATTGCCCTTGGCTTGTATGTCTGCCAAATCTTCCAGTTGGACAATCTATGCTTTGCATTACAGATTGTAGCAAACTGAAAGTGTTGACGAATTTGTCAAAATTGGAGCACTTATCTGAATTGATTCTCAAGATGTGCCGTGAGCTAAGAGAAGTCACCGGCTTGGAAGGTTTAGGGTCCGTATCCAACTTACAGGGTCCCTATCCAACTTACAGGTACGGCAATGCCCTAAGATATGTAGGCTTGGTGCGGTCAAATCCTCGGAGTCATTGAGAGGCTTACACGTGGATGAGGCGCTCCAGGATTCTTCCAAGTTAACGAGCGCAAAGGTACCTCAGCTTGAAGGATCGCTACATCTTTCTAATTCAAAGATTCCGGAGTCCCTAGACTTTTCAAGTTTAAAAAGTCTGAGGGAACTACATGTTACAGATTGTACGAATGTAACTGAAATTCGTGGCCTAGATGGATTAGAATCCTTGcaaattttggatatttttggGTGCACATCACTCAGACAATCATTGATCCAGTCAAATTTAAAGAAATTGCATAAATTTTATGCTACAAACTGCCAGAACCTAATTGAAATTCGAGGCCTTGAGGGTTCGGAATCCTTGATAGATTTGGGAATTTCTGGGTGCACGTACCTTACACAATCACCGGACCTGTCAAATTCAAAGAACCTGTAGACATTCGATGCTGCAAGCTGCAAGAACCTAATTGGAATTTGAGGCCTTGAGGGATTAGAATCCTTGGTTGTTTTAAACATTTCTGGGTGCTCGTCCATTGGACCATCACTAGACCTGTCAAATTTAAAGACTCCATGGGAATTATACGCTGCAAACTGCGAGTACCTAAGGGAAATTTGAGGACTGGATAGCTTAAAATCCTTGAGAAAGTTGGATATTTCCGCGTGCACATCCCTCGAAAAATCGCTGAACCTTTCAGAGTTAAAGAAACTACAGGTTATTTGTGCTGCCAATTGCAAGAACATTGTTCAAATTCGAGGTATCGATGGATTAGAATCTTTGAAGAAATTGGATGTTTCTGGGTGCATATCCCTTAGACAATCAATCGACGTGTCGGATTTAAGGTATCTTGAGGAATTAAGTGCTGCAAACTGCAAGAATTTAGTTATATAATTCAAGGCCCTAATCCATCAAAACACTTGAAGTTGGATATTTCTGGGGGCAAGTCCATCAAACAATCACTGAACCAGTGATGTTTATAGAAGCTGAGAAAATTTCAAGCTGCGAACTGTGACAATCTTGTTGAAATTCGAGGCCTTGATGTTTAAGAATCCCTCGAAGATATCTCAGGTTGCTCGTCTTTTGCACAATCACTAGACATTTTGATTTTGTAACATTTTTTGTGGACTGCAAATTGCAATCTAAGTGAATTCCCTGGCCTTCACAGGTTGGAGTTGTTGGTTAGTTTGGCGGTCTTTGGGTGCACGTCCATTCAACAATCACCCGACCCTTCAAGTTTAAGGGTCTGAAGGAATTCTATGCTGCAAACCGCGGTAATCTAgctgaatttcgagaccttgacAGGTTAGAATCCTTGGAAAACTTGAACATCTCCGGATGCATGTCCATTGCACAATGACCTTTCAAGTTCAAATTATCTGAGGCTATTATGTGTTGCAGATTGCAAGATCTGGCAAGTTTGAATATATCTGTGATTGCATGTCCATCGATGCTTGACCTTTCAAGTTTAAAGAGTCTAAAAGAATTTGGTGCTGCCAACTGCGAGAATCTAATTGAAGTTCGAGGTCTTGACAGGTTAAAATCTCTGGAAAGGTTAAATATCTCTGGATGCCCCAAAATGATTACATGCTGCAAATTGCTGGAATCTTGTTGAAATTCGTGGTCTTTTTACAGTTTGGATTTACTGGCAAGTTTGAATATCTCTGGGTGCATATCTATTGAAAGATGACCAGACCTTTccagtttaaaaaaattcgacgGGATTTCACGCTGCAAACTGCAAGAATCAAGTTGAAGTTCTAGACCTTGGTTGATTAGAATCTTAGGAAAGCTTTTATCTGGATGCGTCTCCATTGAAAGATTATTACCAGACCTTTTTTATATACATAGAAATATGCTGAAATTCCTCAATTCTCTTTATCCGTTCTATTTCCCAAGTGGCTGGAATTATTTGCGGACGGACATGAACCACTGCTTAAAGCTGCATGAAATTCCAAGCCTACAGGAATTCTCATCCTTCAAATGTTTGTTATTCAGGGATGCAAGTCCTTAGCAAAACTTTCTCAGGAGTTGAAGTTTGGAGATTTAAGAAGCTTGATGGCGTCAGTTTGTTGGGAAACTTTCAGACATCCCACAGCTCGAAAGATTGAGGTACCTAGAAAGAACAGAAATTCCCTGATGCTTGTCAATTGGGACTTTACCAGATTTGTCTGGGTGAAAGAACTTGCTATATTTGGTCGCACAGCTGCGACAGATCTTGGAGATTCTACAAGCTCTGGTCATTTCCAGATGCAAGTCGCTAAAAGGGATACTTGAATTGTCTGGAGCTTTCCTCATACAGAATTATCAGCGCTTGTTACGTCAGGGTGTTCACAAGATCACATTCTGGTGATAGTTTGATAGTGAGATGTCCCCTGACAAAGCAAAATCTTAGTCCTGATAATGGCGGGAATGAAGCTGGCAGTCCTGGTGAATCATCTGTGAGTGATTCTTCTTTGTACTTTACTGAGCGATTCATGTTTCTTAGATAAAATGAAATCTCTCTTGATCATGGAAGGAATGTAACTGGCAGCCCTTGTTGGAGGACTAGATCGTCATAAGAGCGATTTTGTAGAAAATACTTAGTCATGTGTCATCCACTGTGATTCTTCATCCTCGACATGATACGGGAAAACCAGACTTTTGGATGAATAATCTTTTTGCGAGTTCTGTATTTAAAGGTGGTTGTGCTTGCTCGCAAATCAttataacagtttttttttttgggtttataCGGTGAGTTAAATTTTTCTATCTTCCGTTTGATACTTACAATGCCAGGAGTAACAGTTATATATATACGGGTCAAAGGTTTATATCGATGTTGATATGGTGGAAATTACAAGAAGTTGAAAGAATAGGCAACTCTTTAAGGTGGACAATTGAAATATTCCCCTCAGGAATGACGtgaatttttcttgcttttcctgGATGCCTGAATTGGTTTTTCATTGTTAATTCTCCCTTTGATCTGTTCTCAGATAGCTTTTCTAAGGTAATTAATCATTAACATGTGGATTATTAAGGATGGTTCTGGATGCAAAGTACAAAAACACATGGACGAAGGAGAGAGATCATACTGCTGGATTATGGTGCTCTGGAACCCCAGTTCAAGCTAATTTCATAGGATGTGAATTTGATATGCTGCAAGTCTGCAAGAGTGAGTTCATAGTTTCATGGTCATTTTAAATTCTCACCAAACTGTTTATGTGCCGAGTTTTAATCCTAACAAACCGCTTAACCCGTTGGTCATTCCATTGCTGGGAATTTTTCGCCATGCCAGTGAGGACTTCGTTCTAGTGGTGCTCTCTGTTTCTGAATTTCCAGTATGCAATTTTTTGTCTTCTGCTGCTTCGAAATCTGTTAATAGTGTTGGTCTTCATGCTATAGGAACTGCAAATAGAGCCGAATTTTGGAATTTCGGAAGAGAACCAAGTATGTATTTCAAAGAAACTTATGATAAATATTACAAGTTTGAGCAATGTTATCTGTGTGAATCATGCTGGAATTGTGAGAGGAAGCGACCTATATCTTGTGGAAATAATGATCCCTCATGTTTTATGAACTGACACGATAAGCTTATGGCAATGGACATGAGAAGGACCAGCAGTGTGGCGTCGAGGGAGGAAGCATCACTTCTAGATGGGGGCTGACATGTGCTGGTGCCGGTAGTTGGGGCTAATAGTGGTGGGATCTGGCAGGACAGGAGGTCGGGCCATTGGAAGTTTCACTGACGATGACGGCTACtattaaattatgtctcgagctTGAATCTCTGTATGAAAAGTGGACGTCTTTGTTCAAGCCGCGTAAGGGAGGAAATCTTCGGTGATTGGTCAACACATACTCGAGATTTTTCAGCACAGGAGACTCTCTCAATGTTAACAACACCTACTTCTCAGCCTTGGAG
Protein-coding sequences here:
- the LOC125315868 gene encoding uncharacterized protein LOC125315868, whose amino-acid sequence is MAGMKLAVLVNHLMVLDAKYKNTWTKERDHTAGLWCSGTPVQANFIGCEFDMLQVCKRTANRAEFWNFGREPSMYFKETYDKYYKFEQCYLCESCWNCERKRPISCGNNDPSCFMN